A region of Nitrospinota bacterium DNA encodes the following proteins:
- a CDS encoding glutamate racemase — MGDQRAIGVFDSGIGGLTVLKEIQKRLPHESLVYLGDTARVPYGAKSKDTIIRYSINNTRHLLNEGVKMLVVACNTASAYALEELEKMSSAPVIGVVEGGVMAAVRATSGKVGVIGTEATVRSGKYVTEILKRIPGAEIVTKPCPLFVALAEEGWTDNEVAHAVAKEYLKDMEGKIDTLVLGCTHYPVLKNSIRYALGENVKLIDSAEETSRLVEEKLRVLGLGADADADNPALIRFLVTDSPERNLQLGRRMLGDGIKIDRAELVDITWGDK; from the coding sequence ATGGGCGACCAGCGGGCTATAGGCGTTTTCGATTCCGGCATCGGCGGCCTTACGGTGCTAAAGGAAATCCAGAAAAGACTGCCCCACGAGTCGCTGGTGTATCTGGGGGACACTGCCCGGGTTCCCTATGGCGCAAAATCCAAAGACACCATAATCCGGTATTCCATAAACAACACCAGGCATCTGCTGAACGAAGGGGTGAAAATGCTGGTGGTGGCGTGCAACACCGCATCCGCTTACGCCCTGGAGGAGCTGGAAAAAATGTCCAGCGCGCCGGTAATTGGCGTGGTTGAAGGTGGAGTGATGGCGGCGGTACGGGCAACTTCCGGCAAAGTGGGCGTGATAGGAACCGAAGCCACGGTGCGTTCCGGCAAATATGTAACCGAGATTTTAAAAAGAATCCCCGGCGCCGAGATCGTTACAAAACCATGCCCGCTTTTCGTGGCGTTGGCGGAAGAGGGTTGGACGGATAACGAAGTGGCCCACGCCGTGGCAAAAGAATACCTGAAAGACATGGAGGGGAAAATTGACACGCTGGTATTGGGTTGCACCCATTACCCGGTGCTGAAGAACTCCATCCGGTACGCTTTGGGCGAAAATGTGAAGTTGATAGACTCCGCGGAGGAGACTTCCAGGCTGGTGGAAGAAAAGCTCCGCGTTTTAGGGTTGGGCGCGGACGCGGACGCGGACAATCCGGCTTTAATAAGGTTTTTGGTGACCGATTCCCCCGAGAGAAACCTTCAGCTTGGCAGAAGGATGTTGGGCGATGGGATAAAGATCGACCGGGCGGAACTGGTGGACATAACGTGGGGAGATAAATAA